The following proteins come from a genomic window of Brevibacillus antibioticus:
- the ybaK gene encoding Cys-tRNA(Pro) deacylase yields the protein MKQGKTNAMRILDKEKIAYTMLTYATDDGKIDGIAVAQKIGCEENVVYKTLISQGTSKAYYVFVIPVEAELDLKKAAKAVGEKKIEMIPVKEITKVSGYIRGGCSPVGMKKLFPTVIDQRAQSLETIIVSGGNIGVQIEIAVEGLLQATKGSLADVSAT from the coding sequence GTGAAGCAAGGAAAAACGAATGCGATGCGGATATTGGATAAAGAAAAAATCGCATACACCATGCTGACATATGCAACGGATGATGGGAAAATCGACGGAATCGCTGTTGCCCAAAAGATCGGATGCGAAGAGAACGTTGTTTATAAAACATTGATTTCGCAAGGGACGAGCAAAGCGTATTATGTGTTTGTCATTCCTGTTGAAGCTGAGCTTGATCTCAAAAAAGCGGCGAAAGCAGTCGGCGAGAAGAAGATTGAGATGATACCCGTGAAAGAGATTACCAAGGTGTCTGGCTATATTCGTGGTGGATGTTCGCCAGTCGGAATGAAGAAATTGTTCCCGACGGTGATCGATCAACGAGCACAATCGTTAGAGACGATCATCGTCAGTGGCGGAAACATTGGCGTCCAGATCGAGATAGCAGTAGAGGGCTTGTTACAAGCAACGAAAGGCTCCTTGGCAGATGTATCTGCAACGTAA
- a CDS encoding DUF4132 domain-containing protein, with protein sequence MVLRKTDLNPITKKFVEEFISASDRNKHLYDPIADYVAGDTDECPEIAEDPRFYSYTVRSEFDKLKKRGEELAFYRAAVLIYKASNRFYDKKNVMDECFLDQIELQCMMDIGDADIRAKDQKALEAMRKTAEHLGPALFGEFLSKAAEDYRVSISRDYSSTFERAKFLLFISYAYTISPSVLEEAKEKLMPIYYYLLTGDTREYIKELQIIAKEVVTMQFSSNNLLTNESLYPLYVKEKKAALREKYYPEEQVKEGSLLNQKHLKRYMELVISLLYYRIHVKGGISAFLKKEEEMDRELHNTLQILFDMFPLDILSEDKRLIDLVHMDEPYDLLLGLREHLLSPPTKWEQVKQLVLEDVTKSRRALELASIPMVKGFLHKTLAEQGVDLSDFQPTLEGIAQDALRRAKGSTKLANYLDDKAVLEDVLEHVHLEDVQLVRQQMILLSFLPVDHPFIARLIPFMCQYKDKSNRRVGHMCFAHAFQDRLTAIIDHYRKDEAVDIQTLFYQILSIKESHYYYTDVNEEVYRSLVVANPEMSLAQFDKLDTENRVFVTQTVLAAKETLSEELRNQAILLGLGDSSKKVSGLAGAAFLQAKDKELYLHVYQTEKKAKVKEMALDAIRSLDNNKEIFQELLTTEKSSKFKTLLQTFIDAEEQGPDASLTHLGNLTDKRKLTRIKWMPLERMPVLRDQDGNELGQEVMEYMLTASIDFPTSPNQLVLDLKPSLQAASVADFSTEVLRTWIDNGAVAKEKWVMPLCVAFGDRRIVDTIGQLIKDWTDHSRGALAAEGVRALSFSNDLTALRLIDQIKRTIKNRQVKSAAEEALSMAAANQNISAMELEDRLVTTLGFDALGKQVFDYGDRTFTVKVSNELELEVTNDSTGKAVKNLPAPSAKDDQEMAEQARLTFAQLKKDLKNMVKVQSLRLEESLSKSRYWSTAAWKRLFVENVLMQKFAIGLIWGVYEDGKLVDTFRYMDDGTFNTVDEDEYELADEQFIGLIHPLELDEETLNGWRTQLEDYEITQPFEQMNREAFLPTEEELKVNELLRLPDESYSPTAFAKMMEKFGWVKGTPLDGGYYCEFYKLYDGMVAELKFSGASISYWEGMEDVKLEALAFFPNKDADYKNFYFKPVDRLKLTDIPTRIFSETVYDVMRAAGK encoded by the coding sequence ATGGTTTTACGAAAGACAGATCTGAATCCGATTACGAAGAAATTTGTGGAGGAGTTTATCAGTGCAAGTGATCGAAACAAGCATTTGTACGATCCAATCGCTGATTACGTTGCAGGTGACACAGACGAATGCCCGGAAATCGCAGAGGACCCGCGGTTTTACAGCTATACGGTTCGATCCGAATTTGACAAGCTGAAAAAACGCGGCGAGGAGCTTGCATTCTACCGAGCAGCCGTACTGATCTACAAGGCAAGCAACCGTTTTTACGATAAGAAAAACGTGATGGATGAGTGCTTCCTGGACCAGATTGAATTGCAGTGTATGATGGACATCGGTGATGCTGATATCCGGGCAAAAGATCAGAAAGCATTGGAGGCTATGAGAAAAACGGCCGAGCATCTTGGTCCTGCATTGTTTGGCGAATTTTTGTCAAAAGCGGCGGAGGATTATCGCGTAAGCATCAGCCGTGATTACTCCTCGACATTTGAGCGGGCCAAATTTTTGCTATTTATTTCGTATGCATACACGATTTCTCCAAGCGTATTGGAGGAAGCAAAAGAAAAGCTGATGCCGATCTATTATTACCTGCTTACAGGGGATACGCGTGAATATATAAAAGAGCTGCAAATCATTGCCAAAGAAGTCGTGACCATGCAGTTTTCGAGCAACAATTTGCTGACCAACGAGTCGTTGTACCCTTTATACGTTAAAGAGAAAAAGGCTGCGTTGCGAGAAAAGTATTATCCAGAAGAGCAGGTCAAGGAAGGCTCCCTTTTGAACCAGAAGCATTTGAAGCGATATATGGAGCTGGTCATCAGCTTGCTGTACTACCGCATTCACGTCAAAGGCGGGATCAGTGCATTCCTGAAGAAGGAAGAGGAGATGGATCGGGAGCTGCACAACACCTTGCAAATCCTTTTTGACATGTTCCCGCTTGATATCTTGTCCGAAGATAAGAGACTGATTGACCTCGTGCACATGGATGAGCCTTACGATCTACTGTTGGGACTGCGCGAGCATTTGCTATCCCCGCCGACAAAATGGGAGCAAGTGAAGCAGCTGGTGCTAGAAGACGTAACGAAATCAAGACGAGCACTTGAGCTTGCTTCGATCCCAATGGTCAAAGGATTTTTACACAAAACGTTGGCGGAACAAGGCGTGGATCTCTCCGATTTCCAGCCTACTTTGGAAGGAATTGCTCAAGACGCGTTGCGCCGTGCGAAGGGCTCGACAAAGCTGGCGAACTATTTGGATGACAAAGCTGTACTAGAGGATGTACTTGAGCATGTTCATCTGGAGGACGTACAGCTCGTAAGACAGCAGATGATCCTGCTGAGCTTCTTGCCTGTAGACCATCCGTTTATTGCGCGTCTGATTCCGTTCATGTGCCAATACAAAGACAAGTCCAATCGCAGAGTAGGCCATATGTGCTTCGCTCATGCGTTCCAGGATCGATTGACCGCCATCATCGATCATTACCGGAAGGACGAAGCTGTAGATATCCAGACACTTTTCTATCAGATATTGTCGATCAAGGAGTCGCACTATTATTACACAGACGTCAATGAAGAGGTGTATCGTTCGTTGGTCGTAGCGAATCCGGAAATGAGTCTGGCTCAATTTGACAAGCTGGATACAGAGAATCGCGTGTTTGTGACGCAAACCGTATTAGCGGCAAAGGAGACGCTGTCAGAGGAATTGCGCAACCAAGCGATTCTGCTCGGATTGGGTGACAGCTCGAAGAAAGTGAGCGGTCTCGCTGGTGCAGCGTTTCTTCAGGCCAAAGACAAGGAGCTTTATTTGCACGTCTATCAAACCGAGAAAAAAGCAAAGGTCAAGGAAATGGCGCTGGATGCGATTCGCTCCCTGGACAATAACAAGGAGATTTTCCAAGAGCTGTTGACAACAGAAAAGAGCAGCAAATTTAAAACGCTGCTGCAAACGTTTATCGACGCCGAGGAGCAAGGACCAGATGCGAGCTTGACTCATTTGGGCAATCTGACCGACAAGCGCAAGCTCACACGGATTAAATGGATGCCACTGGAGCGCATGCCAGTCCTTCGCGACCAAGACGGCAACGAGCTGGGTCAGGAAGTAATGGAGTACATGCTAACCGCTTCGATCGATTTTCCGACATCGCCAAACCAGTTGGTACTTGACTTGAAACCGTCTCTGCAAGCGGCATCTGTTGCTGACTTTAGCACAGAAGTTTTGCGCACTTGGATCGATAACGGAGCAGTCGCCAAAGAAAAATGGGTCATGCCGCTCTGCGTCGCTTTTGGAGATCGACGTATAGTCGATACGATTGGTCAGTTGATTAAGGATTGGACAGATCATTCTCGCGGTGCTTTGGCTGCGGAGGGCGTGCGTGCTCTGTCGTTCTCAAATGATTTGACTGCGCTGCGTCTAATCGACCAGATCAAGCGTACGATCAAAAACAGGCAAGTCAAATCAGCAGCAGAAGAGGCGCTGTCTATGGCGGCTGCCAATCAGAACATTTCCGCGATGGAACTGGAAGACCGACTGGTCACCACGCTTGGCTTCGATGCGTTGGGCAAGCAAGTGTTTGACTACGGCGACCGCACCTTCACGGTCAAAGTCAGCAACGAGCTGGAGCTGGAAGTCACGAACGACAGTACAGGAAAAGCGGTCAAAAATCTGCCTGCACCATCCGCGAAAGACGATCAAGAGATGGCAGAACAAGCGAGATTGACTTTTGCTCAATTGAAAAAAGACCTGAAAAATATGGTGAAAGTACAATCTCTTCGTCTAGAGGAGTCTCTGTCCAAATCGCGTTATTGGTCAACGGCAGCTTGGAAACGTCTCTTTGTGGAGAACGTGTTGATGCAAAAATTCGCAATCGGGCTCATCTGGGGTGTATACGAGGACGGAAAGCTCGTAGATACGTTCCGCTATATGGACGATGGGACATTTAACACCGTGGATGAGGATGAGTACGAATTGGCAGATGAGCAGTTCATTGGCTTGATTCACCCACTGGAACTGGACGAAGAGACGTTGAACGGCTGGCGTACTCAGCTGGAAGATTACGAGATTACTCAGCCATTCGAGCAGATGAATCGTGAAGCGTTCCTGCCTACGGAAGAAGAATTAAAAGTCAATGAATTGCTCCGCTTGCCTGATGAATCGTATTCACCTACTGCTTTTGCGAAAATGATGGAGAAATTCGGCTGGGTAAAGGGAACGCCCCTCGATGGCGGTTATTATTGCGAGTTTTACAAACTGTATGACGGTATGGTGGCTGAGTTAAAATTCAGCGGGGCGAGCATTTCGTATTGGGAGGGCATGGAGGATGTGAAGCTGGAAGCGTTGGCTTTCTTCCCGAATAAAGATGCCGATTACAAGAATTTTTACTTCAAGCCAGTGGATCGGCTGAAGCTCACTGATATTCCAACACGCATTTTCAGCGAAACCGTCTATGATGTCATGCGAGCAGCAGGAAAATAA
- a CDS encoding VWA domain-containing protein has protein sequence MEPDLSREALNRWRLLLGSHAEESLEGSGGYQSSEFSYQELDSILEFLYDREYGEEQGYRKEGGRGDSALTVPVWLNKIRKLFPKKTVEILERQALDRYNMTELLTDKKVLESMEPNMTLLKNILQFKGRMKGEVVKSAKEIVRKVVDDLRRQLENEVQTSIVGKRNRHKRGYTKSMKNLDVHKTIRKNLKNYDHKKSRFIIDELYFHSNIQHHNKWNIVIVVDESGSMMDSVIYSSVMASIFYKLAALKTHLVIFDTKVVDLSDRLDDPVDVLMSVQLGGGTHIAQALKYGRTLLENPSKTIFILVSDLEEGYPIKEMYRQSKEIIDAGCKFLVLTALDFNGNATYNQHAARVLSDMGANVAAITPDELAQWIGKVIK, from the coding sequence ATGGAACCTGATTTGAGCCGCGAAGCCTTGAACCGCTGGCGGTTGTTATTGGGCTCTCATGCCGAGGAGTCATTGGAAGGCAGCGGGGGCTATCAATCATCCGAGTTTTCCTATCAGGAACTGGACTCGATTCTTGAATTTTTATACGACCGTGAATACGGAGAAGAGCAAGGCTATCGAAAAGAAGGTGGCCGGGGAGATTCGGCATTGACGGTTCCCGTCTGGCTGAATAAAATCCGCAAGCTGTTTCCCAAAAAGACGGTAGAAATCCTCGAGCGGCAAGCTCTGGACCGCTATAACATGACAGAGCTGTTGACAGACAAAAAAGTGTTGGAAAGCATGGAGCCCAACATGACCCTCTTGAAAAACATCCTTCAATTTAAAGGCAGGATGAAAGGAGAGGTCGTGAAAAGCGCAAAGGAAATCGTACGCAAGGTCGTAGACGATCTGCGGCGTCAGCTGGAAAATGAAGTGCAGACCAGCATTGTCGGCAAACGCAATCGCCACAAACGCGGCTATACGAAGTCGATGAAAAACCTGGATGTGCATAAAACGATTCGCAAAAATTTGAAGAACTACGATCACAAAAAAAGTCGTTTTATCATCGATGAGCTGTATTTCCACAGCAATATTCAGCATCACAACAAATGGAACATCGTCATTGTTGTGGACGAGAGCGGAAGTATGATGGACTCTGTGATTTACAGCTCCGTTATGGCAAGTATTTTTTACAAGCTCGCCGCCTTGAAGACGCATTTGGTTATTTTTGATACAAAAGTCGTTGATTTGAGCGATAGACTGGATGATCCGGTCGATGTGCTGATGAGTGTGCAACTTGGTGGGGGGACTCATATTGCCCAAGCGCTCAAATACGGAAGAACACTGCTCGAAAATCCATCGAAGACGATATTTATCCTCGTCAGCGATTTGGAGGAGGGTTATCCGATCAAGGAAATGTATCGCCAGAGCAAGGAAATTATTGACGCGGGTTGTAAGTTTTTAGTGCTGACGGCCTTGGACTTCAATGGCAACGCTACGTACAACCAGCATGCTGCAAGGGTATTGAGCGATATGGGGGCAAATGTCGCCGCGATCACGCCTGATGAGCTCGCCCAGTGGATTGGTAAGGTTATCAAATAG
- a CDS encoding DUF5682 family protein, with product MGNVLQREEMDQINGQDRFIKSFVEEEVYNLSKQVVYFPVRHHSPACAFHLKKTIEEYQPEIILIEGPDHSNHIIPILTDERTKPPVSIYYAYASGEQKYVCYFPFLQYSPEYVALVEAKRRQIPAAFIDLSYGSRLESLEDGHDLKKKNEKLSYHDERMLAGSQFIQRLCQTMKCRNFDELWEKVFEIDGIRKQTKDFVQDVFAYCYLSRKCYDDATLEAEGDLIREAHMRQKIAEAKQKHARILVVTGGFHTYGLIEERKTSYKIQKVQEEKIYPMVYTYQEADQLNGYASGMPYVHYYESVWKALEKKERAPFSKSALMYLPQLLKRLRDKGETTSTADAIEAYSLMNGLAVMREKAEGGAYELFDSVLSAFTKGERSIATSQPIETLRELLTGDGIGEVAPNSLDVPIVRDCKDRCKSLKLAITTTARNQKVLELYAKKSHREASQFFHCMQFLGTEFCTKETGPDWMNNRNVNLVRETWRYSYSSFVEARLIESSVYGGMVKEAAAHKLADMVKELPQHQSHELAKWLLMAVVMGLEELSERLFESVVESVRQDGHFLSLCKTLKTLTILLEQKRLFGLSETERLENLVEEVYYQAVTKIVEQGNPNPNELDELADQLKFLYMLSEKRQADDSREIFSDQLRELLRNDKLPAKLEGVVVAILCNLEVIDRAEISRRARAYMFGSPEQMLHTAAYLHGVFIVARDYLFHQEEILRDLHQMITALAYDDFLQVVPELRLAFTYFSPMEISMLSEKVAALFQTTVEQVTNPVIDERTLRDARMLDQAIKEEFAKWNLI from the coding sequence ATGGGGAACGTATTACAACGAGAAGAAATGGATCAAATAAACGGTCAGGACCGCTTCATAAAATCATTCGTCGAAGAAGAGGTCTACAACCTCAGCAAACAGGTCGTCTATTTCCCGGTTCGTCATCATAGTCCTGCCTGCGCGTTTCATTTGAAAAAAACGATTGAAGAGTACCAACCGGAAATCATTCTGATTGAAGGCCCGGACCATAGCAATCATATCATTCCGATCTTGACGGATGAACGGACGAAGCCACCTGTGAGCATTTATTATGCGTACGCCTCAGGGGAGCAAAAATACGTCTGTTACTTTCCGTTTCTTCAGTATTCGCCGGAATATGTGGCCTTGGTCGAAGCAAAGCGTCGGCAGATTCCTGCTGCTTTCATTGATCTAAGCTACGGAAGCCGCCTCGAAAGCTTGGAAGACGGCCATGATTTGAAAAAGAAGAATGAAAAGCTGTCCTATCACGATGAGCGGATGCTGGCAGGCTCGCAATTTATTCAGCGATTGTGCCAGACGATGAAATGTCGGAACTTCGATGAGCTGTGGGAAAAGGTTTTTGAGATTGATGGTATCCGCAAACAGACGAAGGATTTCGTCCAGGATGTCTTTGCCTACTGCTATCTGTCTCGAAAATGCTATGATGACGCCACTTTGGAAGCAGAAGGGGATTTGATTCGCGAGGCCCACATGCGTCAAAAAATTGCAGAGGCAAAGCAAAAACATGCGAGAATTCTCGTGGTTACCGGGGGATTTCATACCTACGGACTCATCGAGGAACGCAAGACTTCCTACAAGATACAAAAGGTGCAGGAAGAAAAAATATACCCAATGGTGTACACGTACCAGGAAGCAGATCAGTTGAATGGGTACGCAAGCGGAATGCCGTACGTTCACTATTACGAGAGTGTGTGGAAGGCGTTGGAGAAAAAGGAGCGTGCTCCCTTCTCGAAAAGTGCCTTGATGTACCTCCCGCAGCTGCTCAAAAGGCTGCGTGACAAAGGAGAAACGACGTCGACTGCGGATGCGATTGAAGCCTACAGCCTCATGAACGGCTTGGCAGTTATGCGGGAAAAGGCCGAGGGCGGTGCCTATGAGTTGTTCGATTCCGTTCTCTCTGCTTTTACAAAAGGCGAGCGCTCTATTGCAACCTCACAGCCGATCGAGACATTGCGAGAGCTGTTGACAGGAGACGGAATCGGTGAGGTTGCTCCAAATTCACTGGATGTGCCCATCGTTCGCGACTGCAAAGACAGATGTAAATCGCTAAAACTTGCGATCACGACAACAGCGCGCAATCAGAAGGTGCTAGAGCTGTATGCTAAGAAGTCACATCGCGAAGCCAGCCAGTTTTTTCACTGCATGCAGTTCTTGGGTACAGAATTTTGCACGAAAGAAACCGGACCTGACTGGATGAACAACCGAAATGTCAATCTTGTCCGAGAAACATGGCGCTACAGCTATTCCTCCTTCGTAGAAGCCCGTCTGATCGAGAGCTCGGTCTACGGTGGGATGGTGAAGGAGGCAGCTGCCCATAAGCTAGCCGATATGGTAAAAGAACTGCCGCAACACCAGAGCCATGAGCTGGCAAAATGGCTATTGATGGCGGTCGTTATGGGGTTGGAAGAGCTGTCGGAAAGGCTCTTTGAATCTGTAGTAGAGTCCGTTAGGCAGGATGGACATTTTCTCTCGCTTTGCAAGACGTTGAAGACACTCACCATTCTTTTGGAGCAAAAACGCTTGTTCGGCCTTAGCGAAACAGAACGGTTGGAGAACTTGGTGGAAGAAGTATATTACCAGGCTGTGACCAAAATCGTCGAGCAGGGAAACCCGAACCCCAACGAACTGGATGAGCTGGCCGATCAGCTCAAATTCCTCTACATGCTGAGTGAGAAGAGACAGGCGGATGATTCCCGAGAGATTTTCAGTGATCAACTGCGGGAATTGCTGCGTAACGACAAGCTCCCCGCGAAACTGGAGGGGGTAGTGGTCGCGATCTTGTGCAATCTCGAAGTGATCGACCGCGCAGAAATCTCGAGACGTGCCCGTGCCTATATGTTCGGCTCGCCTGAGCAAATGCTGCATACCGCCGCGTATTTACATGGCGTTTTTATCGTGGCTCGTGACTATCTGTTTCATCAAGAGGAAATCCTGCGCGATTTGCATCAGATGATTACAGCTCTGGCCTACGACGACTTTTTACAGGTGGTGCCTGAGCTGCGATTGGCGTTTACATATTTTAGCCCAATGGAAATCAGTATGCTCTCGGAAAAAGTGGCAGCTCTCTTCCAAACGACGGTGGAACAAGTCACGAATCCAGTCATCGATGAGCGTACCTTGCGTGATGCCCGCATGCTCGATCAAGCGATCAAGGAGGAGTTTGCCAAATGGAACCTGATTTGA
- a CDS encoding ATP-binding protein: METMKPPMEVLYAKQLNALRSHDTGTKPPNWLMSPRAVRDFILGTDDPLSYEGESIPITKKFYGDDVLIERAIVTLAGNRGLMLVGEPGTAKTMLSELLSAAISGTSTNTIQGTAGTTEDMIKYSWNYAMLLDKGPSLQALVPSPLYTGMSKGIITRFEEITRCPFEVQDVLISILSDKVMNIPELSDGILFAKPGFNIIATANLRDKGVNEMSSALKRRFNFETIAPINHVKMEAQIIESQAKVILEQSGVDIEIDRDVVEILATTFMELRMGETKEGFKIDSPQSVMSTAEAVSVYVQSAMTSHYYDGRPISMDRLVQNMLGAVVKENQKDANILKTYFTKVVKERAKEEGLWGTYYNEKKWIK; encoded by the coding sequence ATGGAAACAATGAAGCCACCAATGGAAGTGTTATATGCAAAACAGCTGAATGCGCTGCGATCCCATGATACAGGGACAAAACCTCCCAATTGGCTGATGTCGCCTCGAGCTGTGCGCGACTTTATTTTAGGAACGGATGACCCCCTCTCTTATGAGGGCGAAAGCATACCCATTACGAAGAAGTTCTACGGAGACGACGTGCTTATTGAGCGCGCCATCGTCACGTTGGCAGGCAATCGCGGCTTGATGCTCGTCGGAGAACCTGGAACGGCAAAAACGATGCTCTCTGAGTTGCTTTCTGCGGCCATCTCCGGTACGAGCACGAATACGATCCAAGGTACCGCTGGCACGACAGAGGATATGATCAAATACTCTTGGAACTACGCGATGCTGCTGGACAAAGGTCCTTCGCTGCAAGCCCTGGTTCCTTCGCCGCTATACACCGGTATGAGTAAAGGAATTATTACGCGATTCGAAGAAATTACCCGTTGTCCGTTTGAGGTTCAAGACGTGTTGATTAGTATTTTGAGTGACAAGGTGATGAACATTCCCGAGCTGTCAGACGGCATCCTGTTTGCCAAGCCCGGTTTTAATATCATTGCAACAGCGAACTTGCGGGACAAAGGCGTCAATGAAATGAGCAGCGCGCTCAAACGCCGTTTTAACTTCGAGACAATCGCGCCGATTAATCATGTGAAAATGGAAGCACAAATTATCGAATCCCAAGCAAAAGTAATTCTGGAGCAAAGTGGCGTAGACATCGAAATCGATCGGGATGTGGTTGAGATATTGGCGACGACCTTCATGGAACTGCGTATGGGTGAGACGAAGGAAGGATTCAAAATCGATTCCCCTCAATCCGTGATGAGTACAGCCGAAGCGGTATCCGTCTATGTCCAAAGTGCAATGACGTCCCATTACTATGATGGCAGGCCAATTTCCATGGATCGACTGGTGCAGAACATGCTGGGAGCGGTCGTCAAGGAAAACCAAAAGGACGCAAATATCCTGAAAACCTACTTTACCAAAGTGGTCAAAGAACGGGCAAAGGAAGAGGGTCTATGGGGAACGTATTACAACGAGAAGAAATGGATCAAATAA
- the kynA gene encoding tryptophan 2,3-dioxygenase, with the protein MSQHERGNNQPNDTSLETQIHTDFQKEMTYGDYLQLDQILSSQQCQSTHHDEMLFIIIHQVSELWMKQILHELSAANECICNHDLESAFKMFARVSRIQQQLIKSWDVLSTLTPADYLQFRDKLGHSSGFQSYQNRFIEFTLGYKNQHVLAVYAHQPELHAQMSAALQAPSIYDAAIREMAARGLPIDPECLNRDWSQPYQPNQSVEQAWLTVYRNVNQYWDLYELAEKLVDIASQQQQWRFNHMTTVERIIGQKSGTGGSSGVMYLRRALDHRFFPELWSLRTLL; encoded by the coding sequence ATGAGTCAACATGAACGAGGAAATAATCAACCGAACGACACCTCATTGGAGACACAGATTCACACTGATTTCCAAAAAGAAATGACGTACGGCGATTATTTACAGCTCGACCAAATCTTGTCGAGTCAACAATGTCAATCCACGCATCATGATGAAATGCTGTTTATCATCATTCATCAGGTGAGTGAGCTATGGATGAAACAAATTTTGCACGAACTGTCAGCAGCAAATGAATGCATCTGTAATCACGATCTGGAGTCTGCTTTCAAAATGTTCGCGCGTGTCTCGCGTATCCAGCAGCAATTGATTAAATCGTGGGATGTCCTTTCTACATTGACGCCAGCGGACTACCTCCAGTTCCGTGACAAGCTGGGTCATTCGTCCGGATTTCAATCCTATCAAAACCGATTCATCGAATTTACACTAGGATATAAGAACCAGCATGTCCTAGCGGTGTATGCGCATCAACCAGAGCTTCACGCCCAAATGAGTGCGGCCTTGCAAGCGCCCAGCATTTACGATGCGGCGATCAGGGAGATGGCTGCTCGTGGCTTGCCAATTGATCCGGAATGTTTGAATCGCGATTGGTCACAGCCCTATCAACCCAATCAGAGTGTAGAGCAGGCCTGGCTGACCGTGTATCGAAATGTAAACCAGTATTGGGATTTATACGAGTTGGCAGAAAAGCTGGTGGATATCGCCAGCCAGCAGCAACAATGGCGTTTTAACCATATGACGACAGTCGAACGCATCATAGGCCAAAAGTCGGGAACAGGAGGGTCATCAGGCGTCATGTACTTACGCAGAGCTCTCGATCACCGTTTTTTCCCGGAGCTTTGGAGCTTGCGGACACTGTTGTAA
- a CDS encoding aliphatic sulfonate ABC transporter substrate-binding protein, whose product MLKKVFSTVVASLLLMGIASGCSTGGAASSEKEVRIGYFPNLTHSATIIALEKGYFKEAFGSDMKIQTKTVANGGLFMEAMATKAIDVGTVGPGPLLNFYVKHPGYRLISGAANGGAVLVMNGSINITELKDVKGKKIAIPVIGSTQDVMLRKALNDVGLKPTMNGGDVELYAAAPADTAALFVQKSVDGAATQEPWGYVLEDQAEGKLLLDWDQFAWGKESTNTVVAASDEFLKREGLATAYLQAHKKAVKFIQENPEESQDLIIKHLKNLTGKELSKKEVQAAFSRLEVTTAVNEKVIQEMADISQEAGYISSNKIDGLINLKYLESAK is encoded by the coding sequence ATGCTTAAAAAAGTGTTCAGTACCGTTGTTGCATCTCTATTATTGATGGGGATTGCGAGCGGGTGCTCTACTGGCGGAGCTGCATCCTCCGAGAAGGAAGTAAGGATCGGATATTTCCCAAATCTAACCCATAGCGCAACGATCATCGCGCTGGAGAAAGGCTATTTCAAGGAAGCCTTTGGTTCTGATATGAAGATTCAAACAAAAACGGTCGCTAATGGCGGATTGTTTATGGAAGCAATGGCAACGAAGGCGATTGATGTAGGGACAGTGGGGCCAGGGCCGCTATTGAACTTTTATGTCAAGCATCCCGGGTATCGTTTGATTTCAGGTGCGGCCAACGGCGGAGCTGTGCTCGTCATGAATGGTTCAATCAATATTACAGAACTAAAAGATGTAAAAGGCAAAAAAATCGCGATACCGGTCATCGGCAGTACACAGGATGTCATGCTCAGAAAAGCACTGAATGACGTTGGCCTGAAACCGACGATGAATGGTGGAGATGTGGAACTGTATGCAGCGGCTCCAGCAGATACGGCAGCATTATTCGTGCAAAAATCGGTTGACGGTGCAGCAACGCAGGAGCCGTGGGGATATGTACTGGAAGATCAGGCGGAAGGAAAATTGCTTTTGGACTGGGACCAATTCGCTTGGGGGAAAGAATCAACCAATACCGTGGTAGCAGCCAGCGATGAATTTTTGAAAAGAGAAGGATTGGCCACCGCCTACCTGCAAGCACATAAAAAGGCAGTCAAATTCATTCAAGAAAATCCTGAAGAAAGCCAAGACCTGATCATCAAGCATTTAAAAAATCTGACTGGCAAAGAGCTGAGCAAAAAAGAAGTGCAGGCAGCTTTTTCCCGTTTGGAAGTAACGACGGCGGTTAATGAAAAAGTCATTCAGGAAATGGCAGATATCAGCCAGGAAGCAGGCTATATTTCGAGTAATAAAATCGATGGCTTGATTAATTTGAAATATTTGGAATCAGCGAAATAA